GCCATCCAGTATTTCTGAGGGATGGTTACTCCGCTAACCATTCCTCAGGCAATATGGGTTAAAGCCAGCCAGATCCACCATGGGTCTGGTTTTTTGTGAGGTTAACCGCTGGATGCTCTACTAGGTGCGTTTCGGATCAATGCCGTTGATTTTTAATAGGTCAGCAATGCTGGTGCAGTAATGGGGTAATCCTAGAACCGTGGGATTCATGGGATTTTGATAGACAAAGTGGCGATAGTCTAGGCAAAAGCGATCCCAGGCTTCCATCTGAATGCGAAAGATGCGAATGAGGATGTTTGCCAGATGAATCGAGAGGGGAATCCGAAAATAAATACGCTGGTTCAGATAACGACAGATTTGGGCGATCGCTTGATCGGCGGTGAGGGGATCGTTGCCCAGCACCCATTCGCGGGACTTGCCAGGCTCAGGTGGATGCTCCACTAAGTAGGTGACGACTTGGGCAATGTCTTGGGCATGGGTGATATGAAAGCTGCCGTCGGCACTCAGGAAGCGAATCAGTCCCATCCACTGAATAACCTCGGGCAGCCCGGCGGAGATCTGCGAGTAGGGTTTTTGCTCATCGCCACCGAAGACGAGGGTGGGGAAGAGGGTCGTGACCTTGGGGGCGATCGCTAACTGGGGCAGTCGCTGATGACAGATATATTTTGATCGCACATAGCCAGTGCCCATCTGTCCCGCTTGGGGCAGGGGCTGATGATCGCGACCTAGGATACTGGCGGTGGAAAAATAAATCACCTGCTGGCAGCGCTGGGCATCCAACAAGCTCATGAGTTGCAAAGTTTTGGTGACGTTAATGTCGTAGGCGCGCTGCTCGCCGCCCCAGGCCGTCGCAATCAGGATGGCGGTATCGATGGTGCTGAGCAGCTCTCGATGATCTTCGATCTGGTAGAGATCACCGGTGATCACATGAATGCCCGATCGCACCTCTAGATTCAGCTGGAGCTTAGCCGGATCTCGCACCAGCAGATAGAGCTCGTGGGAGGTTTGTTGAATCAACAGTTCGGTAATGTAGTGCCCAATGCAGCCACTCGCGCCGG
The nucleotide sequence above comes from Candidatus Obscuribacterales bacterium. Encoded proteins:
- a CDS encoding NAD(P)-dependent oxidoreductase — translated: MTFSAPPKSPAPQRIFITGASGCIGHYITELLIQQTSHELYLLVRDPAKLQLNLEVRSGIHVITGDLYQIEDHRELLSTIDTAILIATAWGGEQRAYDINVTKTLQLMSLLDAQRCQQVIYFSTASILGRDHQPLPQAGQMGTGYVRSKYICHQRLPQLAIAPKVTTLFPTLVFGGDEQKPYSQISAGLPEVIQWMGLIRFLSADGSFHITHAQDIAQVVTYLVEHPPEPGKSREWVLGNDPLTADQAIAQICRYLNQRIYFRIPLSIHLANILIRIFRIQMEAWDRFCLDYRHFVYQNPMNPTVLGLPHYCTSIADLLKINGIDPKRT